TGAAgaaaaaatgaatgcatgtattAATTTGCATATATTTCAATGTCCatgtagttgtttatttattcattattacacgttttaatttgtattccacTGTTTGGGTAGTTAGTTAATCCTTGTTCCCGAATGGACATGTAAAATatgacagtgttttgttgtggGATAGTTGTTCGTCACACGGACTTGCACTTGCTTTAATCATTGTTAAACACAGATAATAAACCACTTGGATTATAGACATTGCTTTTAATGAAATGATCAACACTCACAATATCTAACCCTGTTATGTAACATTCCTTACTATACAGATATTGAAAGGGCACTTTCAAGGTTGTTATATGTTACTACTTGTAGTGGaaactttgatatatatatatatatatatatatatatatatatatatatatacatatatatatatatatatatatatatatatatatatatatatatatatcacgcacgcacacacacacgcacacacacacacacacacacacacacacacacacacagtagaacctcagagttacaaagCCAAATTTATGAGCTGACCAGTCAATCACCGCTTTCAGCCGGAAGTCAATCATatgtgaggcagatttcaaagcaagtaaagGCAAAGGTGGCTGCATGCCTGAGTGAGCTGCATGACTgcattttgtttcaaataaaataaaaacaagcgcTCTGTTAACGCAGGTTTTCCTGGACGTTTCAATCTGTGTTTCTGCCACAGCCGCGATCAATGGTAAATTCAATTTGTACAGAACCATGTACAGTACCATTTTAAAGCCTGTCAAATCCTAACAATAAGAGCAGTGcgttactgtgctgtatcctcaGATTATTTGCCAGATTAAGGCTCGAcatagcaggtgtacacattgAGTTACAGATATTTCAGGAGCAATAAACATTCCCAAGGCATTCCTAACTGTGAGGTTCTGCTGGGTCTGTATAGATATATAGTGTTACTGGAAACTGAATTTGTACTGGTATTAAGAATCCCCCAAAAAGGCTGCTGCCAATAGAATTTGTATTGGATATAGTTAACTTGTTATTCCAATCACTCCctggaaaataaaatctaaatgttccACATTAGCTGTACGTTTGTGGTTTGTAATATTTATCATACAGTACTTTATCACCAagacaaatacattaatttaaattcTACTTGGATTATCTGTGGGTGAGCATACAATTCCATATCATTGTCGGAGGTGAAGGAGACTGCAGGGTGATAAGGCTGTGGTCCTGGGTGGGTGCAGGGTGTATAAAAGGGTAGCACTGACTCCGAAGTGGCTATACAACGGCAAAGATGGGCAAACTGCTGCTGGTGTCGGGTAAGAACGACATCAAggaaaaagctttttaaaagcgATTGCTTGTAGACTTCAATAATATTTAAAGAACAACAGTGGGAATGAAGGCTGCCTGTTGACCATGTGTCTTGTATGGGTTGATATGTGGTTGCATTGAAATCTggcatttcaaatgaaaatgggaGTAAATgacttaataaattaataataaattatattcctGGGTGAGAGCACCTTACAACTAAGGCAGTAAACCCGTAGCAGGGGAGTtgtattcatgtgtttttttttcctttcttttgacAGGCCTGGCCCTCCTTCTGCAGATGCAGATGGGTGAGTATCAGATGTGGAAAGTTTAACTTGGTTGGCTTGGTTAACTAGGCTTGTCTGTATAAGGCATTCACAGCGGAAGCAGATCACTCCAAAACGCAATCAGTAACGTTTAGGAATATCTTAACAGCCACTGGGCGATCATTCATAAGTTAATTCCTTCACAATAAGCTTTTCAAAGAGaaaacacaaacctttttttttttttgccatttccaTAGAACATCATTCCGTCGCTCCAGTATCACCCGCGCTGGATATTTTCCTGCAATATATTTTCCAACAGGATATTTTTATTCACTTGTATTGATCAGCTGGCAAATAATGCCAACCTCTTTCCACACATCCTCTCAAGACAGGAGAGCAGACAGACGGATACCACAAAAACCGCTGTATAAGCCACACCAGTGTACAAGTAGTCCCCACCACCCCCCCTTAGACTTAACAAAGGTTTTTACCGTAATTCCACGCTTCTTCTAAACCCTAAGCTTGCTGTGTTATTTCTTTCTCTTCAGGATCTTCCTACATTCTGTCTTGCTACTTCACCAACTGGGCGCAGTACAGACCCCCGCCCACAGTGTACATGCCTCAGAACATCGACCCCTGTCTGTGCACACACCTGCTTTACGCCTTCGCCACCATGAAGAACAACCAGATCACCACCTTCGAATGGAACGACATCACCCTGTATGGCGAGTTCAACGCCCTCAAGAACCAGTAAGTAGCCACATCggccacacagtgagtcattCGTGGTGGTATCTAGATTTTATGCCTCCAGAGAATGATCTAGAGCACTTTGATTGGCCGGGAAAGACTGTTCTTAATCCGAGGGGTTTTGTTTTGTCCATTAAATGTTTTGCAAGGAGGTAGCAGTTTTTCAAGTGGGTAAAATCTGAGTTGAGTACAGGGTAGAAAaagcaatgtaattacattgcaatAACTATCAATGACTCCAGCTCTTACATGGTAAATATTGTGTAATAACATAGAAATGGGCTTGTGAACAACATTATGTTACCAGATTTAGTTACATGGCGCATCCTATTTCCACGTGATTGCGCACTTATTCCATCAGTAGTTTGTAAGTAAGAGCCGGAAATGTTGGTCATTACCTTGTTATTACCATGTTTTACATTGTTATGTTAGCATATAAtctactcgtttttttttttttttacaagcaaggGAGATTGAAATAAACCAAATGCTTCTTCTAATTGCAGTTATTACCTGATGCACATTTTGGTCTTCATTGTTTAAAGatcctgttttgtttaaattaaaatgcagttgtTCTGCTTTATGCTTGAATCTGATTTTAACCAAATCTCAGCCAATGCTGTCATCCTGCCCTTCGGAAAGCCTGTTTATATAAAACTGTTGAGTTATCAAAGGACAACAGGACCTGGAACCCCTATGGGGGAAAAAAtgaatttctgtatttgtttgtattgcaatatatatagCAATACATTGTAATTATTCTTCTACATGGAAAAGAATAGGGAAACGTAGCTAAGCAATATAGCAATATAGATAGAGAGCAAAGAACACAGAAGTATAACAGAAGATAAAAAGCTAGAGAAGTATAACAGAGATTCAGAGTTTCCATTCTAAAATGTGACACTAGAGGAGCCCTAACCCCAGAGACACTATACCGTTAAtctataaaaaatagaaaaaaactttCCTTGTGGTTGAATGGCTTTAGGTTTCGATATGCAAGTCAAACAGCTTGTCCACACTGTAGGCATTAGAAGACAGCGTGCTCCTTGATGACTTTAATCCAGCTGCCTTTCTGTTTATTGTGTCAATCAGGAACGGGAACCTGAAGACTCTTCTGTCTGTCGGTGGATGGAATTTTGGTTCTTCTGGGTGAGTCTTCTACTCCAGCCATATCACCATGGTAATATGGCAGGTCCCCAATCTCCATGGTAGCAAGGTTGGTCCTATATCACCATGATCACATGGCTGGACCGGGTCAGCACTGtggttactattattattattattattattattattattattattattattattattattattcttatttagcGGACACCTTTATccagtgacttacagagactagggtgtgtgaactatgcatcagctgcagaggcacttacagcaatgtctcacctgaaagacggagcacaaggaggttaagtgaattagccaggatttgaaccggggacctccagGTTGCAAGCCCTTTTATTCCACGAGACCACATAGCTTCGTTTTGGAGACATCCATGAAAACCTGAGATGTGTTATAAAAGTGCTGGAACACTCTTCCATCTGAACTTAAAATCTAACCAGATGGGTGATGGGTTTAGCTGATCCATCGTTAGGTTGAAACGAGTCGAATTGCATTCACTTGAAGACCAGCGAAGATCTGACTAAAGTCTTTAACTGGTCTTCACTTCAAAATTTTGGATCCAtcatttcctttgttgttttcTCTCATAATTTGTTGGTTATTTTAGCTTTACTGCCTAAGATCCTTCCAATTATGTTTTTAACTTGGATCCCTACTCTCTATCGCTATCTCACTGATTCACTGGATTTAGTCGATGTATAAATCAGCACTCCCCTTGTTTATTTGCTCTGTAATCCGTTAGTTCTGTCCCCCATGAAGCTTAGACAGGATCACATTCTCCACTCCACCCTTCCCTTTATCAACACAATAGTCTCTTCCCTAATCCAATCTGTTCCTTCTGTACCCATTAGCCAGCCCATAACTATCCAGAACCAATCAATGAGAGAGCTAGCTGGTACGAGGATGATTGGCATTATATCTAAGTGGTCCTGCTTCCTTGTAAAACACAATTGTAgatagctgctgctgctggcacTATAAAGATAATATTGTACTTTTATAATCAATTCCAACAACTCTATGAATAAACACACCCAGCTGGTTTGTGAAGGACGCTGTTTGCattatattgtatgcatttatgtatttctatGTGTAATCATGAATAGGCACTGTCCCATCAGAAACCCATGCATGTGCCCgctgtttggtttggtttttggaATGTAGGGTTATGTTCACTGTTGCATTCACAAAGCATCTTTCTTTGTTTCGTCACAGATTCAGTGCCATGGTGGCCACATCAGGGACCCGGAAGATCTTCATCGACTCTGTgatcgaattcctcaggaagtaTGAGTTTGACGGTCTGGATATCGACTGGGAGTACCCTGCCAACAGGGGGAGCCCTCCCCAGGATCAGCAGCTCTTCTCTGTCCTCCTTGAGGTTGTCCACCAATGATATACACTCTAAATTGTCAAATACACTATACACACATTGGTGGGTTATGCTGGGAGGACCATGCCTTCAGTTCCGATGAGGAGCTCCAGAATTGTTTTTGTCTCCCTTGAAACATGGTGTTGGTATTATTCAGCACAGTATCAGACTGCGAGGATAACAGACATGTCCCACTGTATGTAAGATCTCGTAGGCGAACTGCAAGCAAACCACTCCACTGTATGTATCTGGTCTCAGTCTTTTCTCCTTTGCAGGAAATGCGTGCAGCCTTTGAGAACGAGGCCAAGCAGACCAGCAGGGCGAGGCTTCTGCTCTCCGCGGCTGTGTCTGCGGGCGTAGGAACCATCCAGTCCGCCTACGAGATCCCCACGGTCGGACAGTAAGTGTCTCCTTTCGGGCGTTCACTTTCCCGGACAGAGAAAACAAGCCATGCTGTTTATCAGTCTGTCTTCACTCCCCTTTCATTGACATCCATCAGATACATTTCATAGATACAAAAATGAGTTCTCTTAATTCACTGTTTAACACGGCCTCCGCTAAAAATGCACATTCTATAATTCAATTAACCACGACAGTGGAGAACATTTATGAGGGAGATTTATGTAGGACATACTGGGTATGTATGGCTGGATGATCTCAGTTTAGCTCTGGTCGGTTTCACACTGACattttccatttgaaaataagCCAGATGTCtcaacaatatatatttatgactTACCTGGAGGCAAAACAAGCAGCCGGCTGTTGTTCTTCCTTTCATTATATATTGCTGGACTCTGTCCAATTGTTGGTTCCCTTTTTGTCAGTGCTTATTGAAAGTTATTTGTTCAATGATACaaaattccaggttttaccacaaacttaattagccacagtgtataggtaacaatctCAGGTATATCTTACTAAACTCCTTGTAAatccaggagtggatcaaacagctatgcaatgggaatcttatttccatccctgtaaaaaGTCACATGCTAGTCTGTAACACAATGACAATTCTGCACAATTGGCACTGGATCCCTTGGTTTGGATTGGTTGGGTTTGGAGACAGCTGCCCCTTCACCCTCTTAAGAGATGCCCAACAACTCCTTGAATACACAGAGCATGATTATATAGAGTTCCCAGATTATAGAGAAATGTCTCTGTGTTCCTGCCTGCGTCCAGGCTGCTCAATCATGGTGTGCTTGCTCTATCCCACACAGGGCTCTGGATATGATCAACGTCATGACCTATGACATGCACGGCTCCTGGGAGCCCTTCACCGGAGAGAACAGCCCTCTCTACAAGAGCCCAGCTGACCAGGGCGGAGACGTTTACTTCAGCATTGTGAGTTCCTCTTCTTAATGCTGGGGGGAGAGGTTTGCTTTCATTAAGCAAGCTTTGTAGCGCTTAATGAAAGAAGCATGGTCAGTGGTGAACGACATGTGCTTGGGGTAGAAAGTCACGCTCCATGGTCAATGGTGAACAACATGTGCTTGGGGTTGAAAGTCACCCTCCAATTAGGTCAAATTGTGTAAAACGTTGCCCTTCACAGAACTATGCATTGAACTACTGGAAAGACAACGGTGCCCCGGCCGAGAAGCTGCTGATTGGCTTCCCTGCCTACGGGCAGACCTTCACCCTGAGGAACCCTTCCGATAACGGGGTGGGCGCCCCCATCTCTGGCCCTGGCCCTGCTGGAAAATACACCCAGGAAGCCGGCTCCTTGGCATACTTTGAGGTTAGTACGCCATTGATGCTGGATTTCAACGATTTTGTAAAACAAAGAAGCAACAAACGATTATCTAGTTATCAAGAGAGCGTCTGCAAAATGTGTAAGGGATTATCTACAAACTACCAGGATAAAAGAAAGGGATAGTAACTGTCCAGGTTTTACAGTTGTATTATTATCTTCTATTATGCTATTGACATTAGCACTCGCTGTTTATATGCCCCTCGCATATGGAAAAGTGGCACCCCTTAAAAGAGCATTTTGGGTGATGTCACTAGGTCCTACCCCTACCACTGGAAACTACATTTCTGAAACACAGGAGGCCACTTATGGTCATGCATTATTATTTGATACCTGGAGAATGGGCATCTTATTTGAACTTCCCTGGCAAAGCAGTCACTTAATAAAGGAACTAGATAAATAGATCCTGGTGAGTCTGTTACTCAAGAGTTCTTTGTTCCCCCTcggccccccaccccccaccctggTAGATCTGTGACTTTTTGGAAGGAGCGACAGTCGTGTGGAACGCGCCCCAGGATGTCCCTTACGCTTACAAAGGAACGGAATGGGTCGGCTACGACAACCAAAAGAGCTTTGAGATCAAGGTAGGAGAGCTACACACAGGCCCAGCAGTGGACAGATTAACTCATCCGGGATCGGAACGCAGAGAGAGCTCGCCTATCAAAACCTATACCGTTGCTCTAGGCCCTGTCCCactgtttttgaaaataagtttatcatttaaaaaagacatgcgttttaaatgcatttgtaaatgtttataacTTCCTAGTGCTGTAGTTCTTTATTGATGCACTTCAAATCTTGATTGCAATGCCTACAAGGTGTTTAATTGCTTTATATGTGTTCTTGTGTTCATGTAGGTTCAGTGGCTGATGCAGAACAAGTTTGGAGGAGCTATGGTGTGGACCATCGACACTGATGACTTCAGTGGAAACTTCTGCCATCAGGGCAAATACCCGCTGATCAGCGTGCTGCACAAAGCCTTCGGGCTGGACCAAGCAAGTAAGTGAACCCACTGCTTGAGTGGTTCTGTACACATGGGAACGGTAGACATTTGTACAATGGCCCCACAGTGGTAACACATTTTGGCATGTGAAGAATTGCATCACAGTAGTGGGCAATGGTAATTCACTGCAGTCACTGTACTGCATCACTACCATTGTGCAAAGTTTGTTCCAAACCTATCGTGTTGCATTACAAGCGATTAACATTCTGCAGAGAAACCAGCTGTCCTGAGAAATAACGTATGGATTTTGCTTTAGCACATGTCCTAATGCTAGTGCACATTTCCCGAGTTCATATATTAGGCTACTTTTCTTAAGATCGTACAGAATCCTGTCCCAGTTGCAATGTGAGATATAAACACATCTGTCACAAATCAAGCACGCTGCAATGCAGAAGCATGCCTGAGTTGTTTTGTAAATAGTCTTGTAAGTTTTTAAAACGATGCAAATTGCATATCAATATCTTGATAAGCCTGGCTCATTATGAAAGCACTGGGCTCTTACAGTGTGTTCTTTCCATGACACTATCCGCTTTAGCAACCTTGATAACGATGACCTGTACAGTGCAGGACATTTGTACTAGCATGTATTAGTCCAGCCATTTGGACTGTTAATGCTCAGCTAGTTGAGTTTCTGAGCAAGCGATCTGATACGTTGTTCAGACAGCAGAGTCTGTTATCATAAGAGACTAGTATCAGACAGGTTTGGACCAGATTTACTATGCTTAGGTGCAAAGTTAGCTTCTTTTTTTCTGAAGTAGGATGACAGGGATTGAAAAAAGGCTGTTCATACAGATCCTGCTCATTGACGTTTTTTCATTTACACtgttctacattttaaaacagcatggtACCATTATGCACACAGTGAATGAAGGATATATTgagcaataaattaataaaatctatcatataattgtttttttttttttttttgtttttttaaggctgCAAACCCCCTGCAACTCCCCTGCCCCCAATTAAGGGCCAAACAACCACAGGAGGAAGCCCTGTGGGCACCACTGCTGGGTCTGGAGGAGGCAGCCCCAGTGGAGGCACTGGTGGGGGAGACACCAGCTTCTGTGTGGGCAAAAGCAGCGGATTGTACCCTGACCCCACCAACAAGAACGACTTCTACCAGTGCAACAACGGCAATACCTACTTCCAGCACTGCGCTCAGGGGCTGGTCTTTGACACCAGCTGCTCCTGCTGCAGCTGGGCTTAGACCGACAGGCCGTCAGCAGCAAAGAAAACAGATAGATTGGGGTGTGTTTGAGCAATGTGCTGACTAAAGCAACTTTggcttctaagaaaaaaaaaacaagttgtgtTTTTGTGAGCCCTCCTCAATGACAGTAAAATCAGAAAGTTTCAAAAGAGTTTAGCACATAGCTTAAACAATAACTTTGATCTAGCTAGATTAGTGAGCCTTCCATTGGTTCAGAGTGgaaaatgctaaatatttcacAAGGGGTAAAGTCTGGAGTTAATTATAGGCTTTCTTCATGCCTGAGATATTTGGACTTATTCCACTGTGAGTCATTGTGTATTCTGTTTATCCCACATGTATGAAGCATCTGGTTTGTTGGTGTTGCCCTTTGGCTAGCAAAGGGAACTGTATTTGCAGATGGGTCACAGCTGTATTGGAAAGAAATGACAACTTCACTATATAGATATACCAGTGCTGCACTGCACAGACAATAGCATGGCTGTAAAAAAGGTGCTCTCATTTTCCATCAGTTGTGGGATAAAGGGGGGAACTCATCAGCTGCTGTACGAATCAAATTGAGGCaaataaactgattttaaaaagcaaatcgTTTCTTTGCAGTTAttcacagcttctttttttttttaagtacaaataaAACACGCACAGAATACAGGAGCATCAAAGGTAAGCAATATCATCTTAAAGGGGTCGCAAATTTTGCCACATTTCCGAAACAGATTTTCTAAATGCAGGAAGTAGTTGCTGCTGAATTGAAATATGGTCTTACTGGTAAAACAAAATGATAGGTACATATTTGAAATGGTTGTTACCTTATGGGCCAGAAGAAGCAGGGGTACGTCTGTTTGGCTATAATTCTTCAATTCTGCATACAGGGGAATGAACACTAACTGTACACCCAGCCAGGTATGTTTTTAGGTAAATGACAGTTATGTAGCAAACAGGTGGGTAATTATGATTGACTGTGTGAACAGAAATCTACCCTGTGACTGCATTGTGATTCAGtactacagtacatacatgtAGTTCACCACTCGTGTGACAAATCAAATACTGCACTCAGCAAAGCCTGACATGAGGCACTAGCTAATGAATGTGTGAATCCAGGACCACTTTATGAGCTGTGAAGCTATTGCATTTCAACACAGCGTCCTCAAAACAAGAAAGGCCTGCACCACTGAACACCCAAATGGCTGTCGTTCGGTGGTATTTATGAGAGGGAGAGTCCATGTTAACAGCTGTCTTGTGAATGGAAACGATTCTGTGCTCGGTACTTCAGCCACggcacacacagagctctgtGATAACCTGAGAACACTCGCTGGCTGGCTGACTGTAGGTACGCAAGATTAAGAGATTGGAGGAGGACGCTTGGTTAATTCGACTTATCTCACACCATCCTAAAGAGCTTTGGTAAAGGCGTctgaaaaatgcataaataataaagaaaatgtactattccacacattttattttccctGCAGTAAATCAAAACTATGGCACCACCATACCCATAATAAAATGTAGCGTTTTCCTCACAGCTCATTCCATTAAAAGGATTCTTTATACTGTTTACATGTAGTTCCCTATCGCTTTAACACACTGTTATGTTTGTTGCAAACAGGAGTTTTTTTCTCCTTATGTTTTTCAttgctaagtttaaaaaaaaaatagctacagttttctttttcacaCAGAATTTCCTAATTTTCTttagccaagccaagccaagcttagttttttttttttttttttaccacagtggCTGTTCCTTAAATGCTCAGCTGTAAATTGCTGGAAACTGGGGTTCAGTAAATGGGAAATCTCTACTGCTGTAGTGGGTCGTTGTTGCTGGAATAATTATTAAGAATTACAACCTTGTCTACAGAAATTCCTGGGACCAGAATcacctgctgtgtttgtgtggTAAATGCAGCTTATACATGGTATTCAGCGGTCCAGTCCTCAAGCCATTCTTCCTTGCACACTAAGGCCCTCTACtggataataaaataatgcaaccTTTTTCTTTACCCACTTGCAACTCCCTCCCTTTAGGGAAATTATCTTTAATTTGGTGGACGCCTTCCATTCtgaaaaaatacatcaataaaggTTGTTCGAAGTTAAGATTACATTATTGTATATAGCGTTCTCTTTCTGTCCATCCCAGGACCTTGTTCCAATAACTGAAGACCTGGGTTCAATTAATCAATAAAGAGCTGGTTGGAACCAGGCTCACAGCTTCTCAAGTCAATAAGTACATGATTGAAGGTGTTAGGCTGGAATGGATTGAAAGGCCCGTACGGGACAAGACAATTAATGGCAGAGACACAAACAACAGCACCCTCAGGTGGTCATAGTGGGTAACTACCACTCTTGAAAATACAAAACTCCTAAGTCTTAACTCAAATGAGATTAGGAGGATGGTACTGACAACAAATTATGATAAATTACTAGTGTCACTAAATATTGTTTATCACTTGAGTAATAAATTGGGGAGGGTTTctggaaatggaaaaaaatatatattatatatattttagctctaATCAGAATTTTTCAATAGCTGGAAAACGTGGGGAAATAAACTTTGTGTAATTTCAGATTACTGAGGCTTTGCAATATTGCCAGGTATTACAAGAAGTGTGAAATACATTCATAATGAATTGCTTTTCTCATAAAGCAGAAATGTAAGCACATCGCCCTACAATATGAATTGTTATATCATTTCCACATCAGGAACCTCTGTATGCAACTGCATGTCTAATGTCTTCCCATAGTGCTTTACTGTCCATCCGTCACCACCCGCGAATTCCATTATCAGCTGCACAATGCTTTATCTCCATCGTATACTATGATGGTCattcagctctctctctctgcattgaATGACCACAAGCTATTTCCGTCGCGGACTCGCTACAGACCCTTCTTTATCACACTGCTGCACGGTGTCACTGTAAACGTGACCAGTGACCTTTGACCTTTACATACCGGGGAGCAGCCGTCATTATGGAAAGGCAATTAGAGAAGCGAGGAAGACATGGACCAGATGTTACCAAGAGAAGATGAAAACCAGAAAGCCTTTGAACTAGGTCTGTGTGTATATGCTAGTGCTATAGTACCACATACTGAACAATAGTGTTGACAGCTTAGATAACCTACGAGCACATGTTTGTTAATATAGTTTATTTTGCTATTTCAAGGGGGACTTGTCAGTAtaagaatgtttttcttttatatcatTGCAAGTTACATCTGCGCTGTGAGATATGCTTTTACCATACTTTACCCTGAATTATGCTGTTTTAAGAACGTTTACCATACTCAGCCATAATTaaccatgcttgcctgtgctgtgctgtattgtgctTCAACAAAGActtgctacacatttattttcttttaccttGAAATTACCTTAGGGTTCTTCGAGTACTGACAGGACTTTAAAGTATCATTTACTGGAACATGTGCAAAACACATTCTTCTGTCCTGTTCTCACGTAATACTCTGTAAAAagagttcctttttttttaattagtcaacTTCGTTTCACACTCTTCAGCGTGACAAAAGTAATTcagaactgaaagggttaactaatgttttcttcttgttCAGTTCATTATCTGTTTCAGTCATCCTGGTGAGTTCTTTAAAATGAGAAGTTAAAAGCACCCCTGTCTTCTGCAGAGCTCTCAGACAAGTACAGCTGATATAGAGTGTAACCATGAACCTGGCCCCCTGGAACGCTCTGCCcccagtgttgcaggggggacagatTAATGGATACATATTGGTGTACCAGCAGTACCTAGAGAGGCATGTTTGAGACCCCTGTGGATTTAAAAAGTATATGATCACTGAAGCTGAAAAGAATAAACCAAGTGAATCTATACAAGAGGAACTGAACTGGAATATTTCCTTGTGCTTTTAAATGGTTCCTTGAGATAGCAGTGGGCAGGCAGTACGCACACAGCAACACTCACAGACAGAACAGCAATAGCACCCTGTGATCCCCAGCTCTCAACACAGTATATAGTATTACTCATACTTTATCATTTTCCACTGACTGTTTCCAGCCGAGTAGGTGAGACTCACAACTTGCCAAAAGGTGATTgccatgaataaaacaaacaaaaggaaaactgGTCTCGCTTTCTGCAGAAACAGGCAACCTAACCAGAAGGATCCAACTGAGCTCAGGAGTTTCGCTAttgtcatgcaaaaaaaaatcttaagttGAAGCAGAAACAAACTCTTGGCAGAAGGGCTTTCAGCGAGGCTTAGAGACATGTGG
Above is a window of Polyodon spathula isolate WHYD16114869_AA chromosome 25, ASM1765450v1, whole genome shotgun sequence DNA encoding:
- the LOC121300142 gene encoding acidic mammalian chitinase-like, with the translated sequence MGKLLLVSGLALLLQMQMGSSYILSCYFTNWAQYRPPPTVYMPQNIDPCLCTHLLYAFATMKNNQITTFEWNDITLYGEFNALKNQNGNLKTLLSVGGWNFGSSGFSAMVATSGTRKIFIDSVIEFLRKYEFDGLDIDWEYPANRGSPPQDQQLFSVLLEEMRAAFENEAKQTSRARLLLSAAVSAGVGTIQSAYEIPTVGQALDMINVMTYDMHGSWEPFTGENSPLYKSPADQGGDVYFSINYALNYWKDNGAPAEKLLIGFPAYGQTFTLRNPSDNGVGAPISGPGPAGKYTQEAGSLAYFEICDFLEGATVVWNAPQDVPYAYKGTEWVGYDNQKSFEIKVQWLMQNKFGGAMVWTIDTDDFSGNFCHQGKYPLISVLHKAFGLDQASCKPPATPLPPIKGQTTTGGSPVGTTAGSGGGSPSGGTGGGDTSFCVGKSSGLYPDPTNKNDFYQCNNGNTYFQHCAQGLVFDTSCSCCSWA